A stretch of Saccharothrix texasensis DNA encodes these proteins:
- a CDS encoding trans-aconitate 2-methyltransferase has product MWDPGKYLAFADHRSRPFHELVARVGATSPRRVVDLGCGPGNLTASLAERWPSAVVEALDSSPEMVSAARARGVDARVGDVASWEPGPDTDVVVTNAVLQWVPGHEDLLRRWVGALPSGAWLAMQVPGNFSGPSHELVRSLVDASWPALRGLMRPSPVLDPVGYAEVLDGCAVDAWETTYLQRLEGEDAVLEWITGTALRPIRAALDDGEWAAFRGRLAPLLREAYPRRPDGTTWFPFRRIFAVARVP; this is encoded by the coding sequence ATGTGGGATCCGGGCAAGTACCTCGCGTTCGCCGACCACCGGTCGCGACCGTTCCACGAGCTCGTGGCACGGGTCGGGGCCACGTCGCCGCGGCGGGTGGTCGACCTGGGCTGCGGTCCGGGGAACCTGACCGCGTCGCTGGCCGAGCGGTGGCCGTCGGCGGTGGTGGAGGCGCTGGACTCGTCGCCGGAGATGGTCTCGGCGGCGCGGGCGCGCGGGGTCGACGCGAGGGTCGGCGACGTGGCGTCGTGGGAACCCGGGCCGGACACCGACGTCGTGGTGACCAACGCGGTGCTCCAGTGGGTGCCGGGGCACGAGGACCTGCTGCGGCGGTGGGTCGGGGCGCTGCCGTCCGGCGCGTGGCTGGCGATGCAGGTGCCGGGCAACTTCTCCGGACCGTCGCACGAGCTGGTGCGGTCGCTGGTCGACGCGTCGTGGCCCGCGCTGCGGGGGCTGATGCGGCCGTCGCCGGTGCTCGACCCGGTGGGGTACGCCGAGGTGCTCGACGGCTGCGCGGTGGACGCGTGGGAGACGACCTACCTCCAGCGGCTGGAAGGCGAGGACGCCGTGCTGGAGTGGATCACCGGGACGGCGCTGCGGCCGATCCGGGCGGCGTTGGACGACGGCGAGTGGGCCGCGTTCCGCGGTCGGCTGGCGCCCCTGCTGCGCGAGGCCTACCCGCGCCGGCCGGACGGCACGACCTGGTTCCCGTTCCGCCGGATCTTCGCCGTGGCCCGCGTGCCGTAG
- a CDS encoding macrolide family glycosyltransferase translates to MPVSHIAFFNIPGHGHVNPTLPVVTELVNRGHRVTYAVDPGFAGIVAKAGAEPVLHPTSLPTDDREWPTEMAPAMRLFLGEARTVLPVLAAAYADDRPDLVVYDIGAWTARVLAGRWGVPAIQFSPTFVAYEGWEEEMADMYDHPDVEAFFGELDGWLAAEGCAIPARTYVGHPDRAVVSIARSFQPNHESVHPKYTFVGPCLSDRSSFQGTWERPADDRPVLLVSFGSAYTNEPGIYRQCFEAFGDLDWHVVVNIGKHVDPAELGEPPSNVELHRWVPQLEILSHAKAFITHCGMGGTMEGLYHGVPMVGLPAIGEQVMNAVRLVDLGVGRHVPREEATAEVLRSAVLELVDDPEVARRLAGLKAEIRAAGGTAAAADVVEAELR, encoded by the coding sequence ATTCCCGTGTCGCACATCGCTTTCTTCAACATCCCCGGCCACGGCCACGTCAACCCCACGCTGCCCGTCGTCACCGAACTGGTGAACCGGGGCCACCGGGTCACCTACGCGGTCGACCCCGGCTTCGCCGGCATCGTCGCGAAGGCGGGCGCCGAGCCCGTGCTCCACCCGACCAGCCTGCCCACCGACGACCGCGAGTGGCCGACCGAGATGGCGCCCGCCATGCGCCTGTTCCTCGGCGAGGCCAGGACCGTGCTGCCGGTGCTGGCCGCCGCCTACGCCGACGACCGGCCGGACCTGGTCGTCTACGACATCGGCGCGTGGACCGCACGCGTGCTGGCGGGCCGCTGGGGCGTGCCCGCGATCCAGTTCTCCCCCACCTTCGTCGCGTACGAGGGCTGGGAGGAGGAGATGGCCGACATGTACGACCACCCCGACGTGGAGGCGTTCTTCGGCGAGCTGGACGGGTGGCTGGCCGCCGAGGGCTGCGCGATCCCCGCCCGCACCTACGTCGGCCACCCCGACCGGGCGGTGGTGAGCATCGCGCGGTCGTTCCAGCCCAACCACGAGTCGGTGCACCCGAAGTACACGTTCGTGGGACCGTGCCTGAGCGACCGGTCGTCGTTCCAGGGCACGTGGGAACGGCCCGCGGACGACCGGCCGGTGCTGCTGGTGTCGTTCGGGTCGGCCTACACCAACGAGCCGGGGATCTACCGGCAGTGCTTCGAGGCGTTCGGCGACCTCGACTGGCACGTGGTGGTGAACATCGGCAAGCACGTCGACCCGGCCGAGCTGGGCGAGCCTCCGTCGAACGTGGAGCTGCACCGGTGGGTGCCGCAGCTGGAGATCCTGTCGCACGCCAAGGCGTTCATCACGCACTGCGGCATGGGCGGCACCATGGAAGGGCTCTACCACGGCGTGCCGATGGTCGGCCTGCCCGCGATCGGCGAGCAGGTCATGAACGCCGTGCGGCTGGTCGACCTCGGCGTCGGCAGGCACGTGCCGCGGGAGGAGGCCACCGCCGAGGTGCTGCGCTCCGCCGTGCTGGAGCTGGTGGACGACCCGGAGGTGGCCCGGCGGCTGGCCGGGCTCAAGGCCGAGATCCGGGCGGCGGGCGGCACCGCCGCGGCGGCCGACGTGGTCGAGGCGGAGCTGAGGTGA
- a CDS encoding ABC transporter ATP-binding protein produces MRYGTTDVLHGVDFTAGPGEVVALLGPNGAGKTTTIEILEGFRLPSDGHVRVLGVDPAVGDEAWRARLGVVLQSWRDHGRWKVRELLHHLGRYYAPYATPHESRPFDTDELIETVGLTGHAHKKISSLSGGQRRRLDVAIGIVGKPDLLFLDEPTAGFDPHARRDFHDLVHRLSDLEGMTILLTTHDLAEAEKLADRILVLAGGRIIADGSPDQLSRRVAGKSEVRWTHDGLRHVHTTDDATAFVRDLFRQHATGVSELEVRRSTLEDTYLALVQRHESGQATEEEVALR; encoded by the coding sequence ATGCGCTACGGCACGACGGACGTGCTGCACGGGGTCGACTTCACCGCGGGCCCGGGTGAGGTGGTGGCCCTGCTCGGGCCCAACGGCGCGGGCAAGACCACGACGATCGAGATCCTGGAGGGCTTCCGGCTGCCCTCCGACGGCCACGTCCGGGTGCTGGGCGTCGACCCGGCCGTCGGCGACGAGGCCTGGCGGGCCAGGCTGGGCGTGGTGCTCCAGTCCTGGCGCGACCACGGCCGCTGGAAGGTGCGCGAGCTGCTGCACCACCTGGGTCGCTACTACGCGCCCTACGCGACACCGCACGAGTCGCGGCCGTTCGACACCGACGAGCTGATCGAGACCGTCGGCCTGACCGGGCACGCGCACAAGAAGATCAGCAGCCTCTCCGGCGGCCAGCGGCGGCGGCTGGACGTGGCGATCGGCATCGTCGGCAAGCCGGACCTGCTGTTCCTGGACGAGCCGACGGCCGGGTTCGACCCGCACGCGCGGCGGGACTTCCACGACCTGGTGCACCGGCTGTCGGACCTGGAGGGCATGACGATCCTCCTCACCACGCACGACCTGGCCGAGGCGGAGAAGCTGGCCGACCGGATCCTGGTGCTGGCGGGCGGGCGGATCATCGCCGACGGCAGCCCGGACCAGCTCAGCCGCCGGGTCGCGGGCAAGTCCGAGGTCCGCTGGACGCACGACGGCCTTCGGCACGTGCACACGACCGACGACGCGACGGCGTTCGTCCGCGACCTGTTCCGCCAGCACGCGACGGGCGTCTCCGAGCTGGAGGTGCGCCGCAGCACGTTGGAGGACACCTACCTGGCCCTCGTGCAGCGGCACGAGAGCGGCCAGGCGACCGAGGAGGAGGTGGCGCTCCGGTGA
- a CDS encoding helix-turn-helix transcriptional regulator, which translates to MSESVYNRIAMLRAERGVSRRQLSEALGIHYQTVGYLERGEYSPSLYLALRIAQYFEVPVEVVFSTDPFPRLGSTERSA; encoded by the coding sequence ATGAGCGAAAGCGTCTACAACCGGATCGCGATGCTGCGCGCGGAACGGGGAGTGTCACGCCGGCAGCTCTCCGAGGCGCTGGGCATCCACTACCAGACCGTCGGCTACCTGGAACGGGGCGAGTACAGCCCCAGCCTGTACCTGGCGCTGCGCATCGCGCAGTACTTCGAGGTGCCGGTGGAGGTCGTGTTCTCGACCGACCCGTTCCCCCGGCTGGGCAGCACGGAGCGGTCCGCGTAG
- a CDS encoding sigma-70 family RNA polymerase sigma factor, which produces MREVSLVRGSDVAQRPAGELLALARGGDGEAFRRLVEPYRRELQVHCYRVLGSVHDAEDLVQETLLAAWRGIGGFEERASVRTWLYRIATNRCLNALRAGGRRLVDPVAVRTEVALPEPSHRRSEPSWLEPYPDSLLDEVADRAPGPEARYEVRESVSLAFLTALQELPPKQRAVLVLRDVLGFRAAEVATILDTSENAVTSALKRARGTLAHELPARESAPLPNSPGERRVVDDFARAFQTGDVDAVVELLTSDARLTMPPMPLEYRGLDDVRHFLATVALHHDRRHVLIPTRANGQPAFGCYLRDPRTPVLHAHGVLVLTLAGDRITGLTRFHDNGFLPLFGLPRSLRASIGSA; this is translated from the coding sequence ATGCGAGAGGTGTCGCTGGTCAGGGGGAGTGACGTGGCGCAGCGCCCGGCGGGGGAGTTGTTGGCGTTGGCGCGCGGAGGGGACGGGGAGGCGTTTCGGCGGCTCGTGGAGCCCTACCGGCGGGAGTTGCAGGTTCACTGCTATCGCGTCCTCGGGTCCGTGCACGACGCCGAGGACCTGGTGCAGGAGACGTTGTTGGCGGCGTGGCGGGGGATCGGCGGGTTCGAGGAGCGGGCCTCGGTGAGGACTTGGCTGTACCGCATCGCGACCAACCGGTGCCTCAACGCGTTGCGGGCCGGTGGTCGTCGGCTGGTCGACCCGGTGGCCGTCCGAACGGAGGTCGCGTTGCCCGAGCCGTCCCACCGCCGGTCCGAGCCGAGCTGGCTGGAGCCGTACCCGGACTCGCTGCTCGACGAGGTCGCCGACCGCGCGCCGGGCCCCGAGGCGCGGTACGAGGTCAGGGAGTCGGTGTCGTTGGCGTTCCTCACCGCCTTGCAGGAGCTGCCGCCGAAGCAGCGGGCCGTGCTGGTGCTGCGGGACGTGCTGGGGTTCCGGGCCGCCGAGGTCGCGACCATCCTCGACACGTCCGAGAACGCGGTCACCAGCGCGTTGAAACGAGCCCGGGGCACGCTCGCGCACGAACTGCCGGCCCGGGAGAGCGCGCCGCTGCCGAACTCGCCGGGCGAACGCCGGGTGGTGGACGACTTCGCCCGCGCGTTCCAGACCGGTGACGTGGACGCGGTGGTGGAGCTGCTGACGAGCGACGCGCGGCTGACCATGCCGCCGATGCCGCTGGAGTACCGGGGCCTGGACGACGTCCGCCACTTCCTGGCCACCGTGGCGCTGCACCACGACCGGCGGCACGTGCTGATCCCGACGCGCGCCAACGGCCAGCCCGCTTTCGGCTGCTACCTGCGCGACCCGCGGACCCCGGTCCTGCACGCGCACGGCGTCCTGGTGCTGACCCTGGCCGGTGACCGGATCACCGGGCTCACCCGGTTCCACGACAACGGCTTCCTGCCCCTCTTCGGGCTGCCGCGGTCGCTGCGCGCCTCCATCGGCAGCGCGTGA
- a CDS encoding type II toxin-antitoxin system PemK/MazF family toxin yields the protein MRRGDIYWVDLEPAQGAEANKIRPAVVVSNDAANRAAGRGGGRGVVTVVPITSNTAKVYPFQVLLPAKDCGLGADSKAQAEQVRTVTAARLRARIGGLPPAVLKQLDEALRVHLSL from the coding sequence ATGCGGCGAGGTGACATCTACTGGGTGGACCTGGAGCCGGCGCAGGGCGCCGAGGCCAACAAGATCCGCCCGGCCGTGGTCGTCAGCAACGACGCGGCGAACCGGGCCGCCGGACGGGGTGGCGGCCGGGGTGTGGTGACGGTCGTGCCGATCACCTCCAACACCGCGAAGGTGTACCCGTTCCAGGTGCTGCTGCCCGCCAAGGACTGCGGGCTCGGCGCGGACTCGAAGGCCCAGGCCGAGCAGGTGCGCACGGTCACCGCGGCCAGGCTCCGCGCCCGGATCGGCGGCCTGCCGCCGGCGGTGCTCAAGCAGCTCGACGAGGCACTGCGCGTGCACCTGTCGCTCTGA
- a CDS encoding MFS transporter has protein sequence MSTATGRMTSKQAWTLGLASLASFMMALDSLVVTTALSTIRADLAASVEQLEWVVNAYNLTFAALLLTGAALGDRFGRRKVFATGLALFTAASVACALAPDVVFLIVSRAAQGAGAALVLPLSLTLVTAVFPPQVRGRAMGLYLGLTGLATFSGPFIGGAIAQGLAWQWIFWLNLPVGVVAILLATRRVDESTGPNDKLDLGGLALVTLGAFGVIWALVRGNAAGWGSVEVVGSAVVGIVLVVSFVRHERRTPRPMVPMGLFELRAFATANPANFLVFASLYGTMFFLAQYFQLVKGHGPLVAGLMLMPWTGTLMVCAPIAGRLVDRVGERRFVVGGLFLQAVGMAWIAVVVDADTSYLEILPALVVGSVGITAAMPAAQKAVVGAVPPQRIGQASGVFMMLRMFGGVFGTSVSVAVFGAAGGYATAAQFSDGFSASMTAVAALAFAGTAIGLAMPGRRPAPADVPTPADEVPAG, from the coding sequence GTGAGCACCGCGACGGGACGGATGACGTCCAAGCAGGCGTGGACCTTGGGGCTGGCCTCGCTGGCGTCGTTCATGATGGCCCTGGACAGCCTGGTCGTGACCACCGCGTTGAGCACGATCCGCGCGGACCTGGCGGCGTCGGTCGAGCAGCTCGAGTGGGTCGTCAACGCCTACAACCTGACGTTCGCGGCGCTGCTGCTCACGGGCGCCGCGCTGGGTGACCGGTTCGGCCGCCGCAAGGTGTTCGCCACCGGTCTGGCGCTGTTCACCGCCGCGTCGGTGGCGTGCGCGCTGGCGCCGGACGTCGTCTTCCTGATCGTGTCCCGCGCGGCGCAGGGCGCGGGCGCCGCGCTGGTGCTGCCGCTGTCGCTCACGCTGGTCACCGCGGTCTTCCCGCCGCAGGTGCGCGGCAGGGCGATGGGCCTCTACCTCGGCCTGACCGGTCTGGCCACGTTCAGCGGCCCGTTCATCGGCGGCGCGATCGCGCAGGGCCTGGCCTGGCAGTGGATCTTCTGGCTGAACCTGCCGGTCGGCGTCGTCGCGATCCTGCTCGCCACGCGCCGGGTGGACGAGAGCACCGGCCCGAACGACAAGCTCGACCTGGGCGGTCTCGCCCTGGTGACGCTGGGCGCGTTCGGCGTCATCTGGGCGCTGGTGCGCGGCAACGCGGCGGGGTGGGGCAGCGTCGAGGTCGTCGGCTCGGCTGTGGTCGGTATCGTGCTGGTGGTCTCGTTCGTGCGCCACGAGCGGCGCACACCGCGGCCGATGGTCCCGATGGGCTTGTTCGAGCTGCGGGCGTTCGCCACGGCCAACCCGGCGAACTTCCTGGTGTTCGCCTCGCTCTACGGCACGATGTTCTTCCTCGCCCAGTACTTCCAGCTCGTCAAGGGCCACGGTCCGCTCGTCGCCGGCCTGATGCTGATGCCGTGGACCGGCACGCTCATGGTGTGCGCGCCGATCGCCGGTCGCCTGGTCGACCGGGTGGGTGAGCGGAGGTTCGTCGTCGGCGGCTTGTTCCTGCAGGCGGTCGGCATGGCGTGGATCGCGGTCGTCGTCGACGCCGACACGTCCTACCTGGAGATCCTGCCCGCGCTGGTCGTCGGCTCGGTCGGCATCACGGCGGCGATGCCCGCCGCGCAGAAGGCGGTCGTGGGGGCGGTGCCGCCGCAGCGGATCGGCCAGGCGTCCGGTGTCTTCATGATGCTGCGCATGTTCGGTGGCGTGTTCGGCACCTCGGTGTCGGTGGCGGTCTTCGGCGCCGCCGGCGGCTACGCGACGGCCGCGCAGTTCAGCGACGGCTTCTCGGCCTCGATGACCGCGGTCGCCGCGCTGGCGTTCGCCGGCACGGCGATCGGGCTGGCGATGCCGGGCAGGCGCCCGGCCCCGGCCGACGTGCCGACGCCCGCGGACGAGGTTCCGGCCGGGTAG
- a CDS encoding cytochrome P450 has translation MTETLSAELPSRRSTAFDPPAELGLLRERAPISRMKFPDGHLGWLVTNYELAREVHADRRFSSRSELQHSPRKVAGKPVPPRPAAKPGMFIAMDAPDHTRYRKLLTGQFTVRRMNQLMPRIEQIVAEHLAAMRASGTSADLVAQFALPVPSMVICELLGVPYEDRAAFQEDTAKALRLDSTFEEIMEAFERLEDFVLQLAKRKHVEPGDDMLSGLVATGELTDEEVANMGLLLLVAGHETTANMLGIGTMLLLRHPEQLAALQADPSLVDNAVEELMRYLSIIQFGTLRTALEDVEIGGVVVKAGESVSISVAAANRDPARFERPDEFDVRRSAAGHLAFGHGVHQCLGQQLARIEMRVGFAALFREFPDLRLAVPAEDVKLRTDMAIYGVHELPVEFS, from the coding sequence ATGACCGAAACGCTGTCCGCCGAGCTGCCGAGCCGACGCAGCACGGCGTTCGACCCGCCCGCGGAGTTGGGGTTGCTCCGCGAGCGGGCCCCGATCAGCAGGATGAAGTTCCCCGACGGGCACCTGGGGTGGCTCGTGACCAACTACGAGCTGGCCCGCGAGGTGCACGCCGACCGCCGGTTCAGCAGCCGGTCCGAGCTGCAGCACTCACCGCGCAAGGTGGCCGGCAAGCCGGTGCCGCCGCGGCCGGCGGCCAAGCCGGGCATGTTCATCGCGATGGACGCGCCCGACCACACCCGCTACCGCAAGCTGCTGACCGGCCAGTTCACCGTGCGGCGGATGAACCAGCTGATGCCCCGGATCGAGCAGATCGTGGCCGAGCACCTGGCCGCGATGCGCGCCTCCGGCACGTCGGCGGACCTGGTGGCGCAGTTCGCGCTGCCGGTGCCGTCGATGGTCATCTGCGAACTGCTGGGCGTGCCCTACGAGGACCGGGCGGCGTTCCAGGAGGACACCGCCAAGGCGCTGCGGCTCGACTCCACGTTCGAGGAGATCATGGAGGCGTTCGAGCGGCTGGAGGACTTCGTGCTCCAGCTCGCGAAGCGCAAGCACGTCGAGCCGGGCGACGACATGCTGTCCGGGCTGGTCGCCACCGGCGAGCTGACCGACGAGGAAGTCGCCAACATGGGGCTGCTCCTGCTCGTCGCCGGCCACGAGACCACGGCGAACATGCTGGGTATCGGCACGATGTTGCTGTTGCGGCACCCCGAGCAGCTGGCCGCGCTGCAAGCCGACCCGTCGCTGGTGGACAACGCGGTCGAGGAGCTGATGCGGTACCTGTCGATCATCCAGTTCGGCACGCTGCGCACGGCGTTGGAGGACGTGGAGATCGGCGGCGTGGTGGTCAAGGCGGGCGAGTCGGTCTCGATCTCGGTGGCCGCCGCCAACCGGGACCCGGCGCGGTTCGAGCGGCCGGACGAGTTCGACGTCCGCCGGTCCGCGGCCGGGCACCTCGCGTTCGGCCACGGCGTGCACCAGTGCCTCGGGCAGCAGCTGGCCCGGATCGAGATGAGGGTCGGGTTCGCCGCGCTGTTCCGGGAGTTCCCGGACCTGCGGCTCGCCGTGCCCGCCGAGGATGTCAAGCTGCGCACCGACATGGCCATCTACGGGGTGCACGAGCTGCCGGTGGAGTTCTCGTGA
- a CDS encoding oxygenase MpaB family protein has translation MADRFANRRRITSLDPERDHAEIMRISSGYEFPWDYVRSLEFALFRTYCVPSISALLAKTGEFERRPQQRYDDTALLMAELVEHGYDSPRGREALRVVNRLHGRYDISNDDMRYVLSTFIFDPIEWITRFGWRPLTDHERLGAFHFYRAVGHRMGIKDLPPDYSSYAAFKREYEAEHFTYSDTNRAIGQYTLDLFCSWYPAPRALTSRAVLAMLDEPMLTAFGFPAQPAWLTKAARTALRARATTVRLLPPRTTPRLTNDPKNRSYPGYPAGYRPTDLGAP, from the coding sequence ATGGCCGACCGCTTCGCCAACCGCCGCCGGATCACCTCGCTCGACCCCGAGCGGGACCACGCCGAGATCATGCGCATCTCGTCCGGGTACGAGTTCCCGTGGGACTACGTGCGGTCGCTGGAGTTCGCCCTGTTCCGGACGTACTGCGTGCCGTCCATCTCGGCGCTGCTGGCCAAGACCGGCGAGTTCGAGCGCCGGCCGCAGCAGCGCTACGACGACACGGCGCTGCTGATGGCCGAGCTGGTGGAGCACGGCTACGACTCGCCGCGCGGCCGTGAGGCGCTGCGCGTGGTGAACCGGCTGCACGGGCGGTACGACATCTCGAACGACGACATGCGGTACGTGCTGTCCACGTTCATCTTCGACCCGATCGAGTGGATCACCCGCTTCGGCTGGCGGCCCTTGACCGACCACGAGCGGCTGGGCGCGTTCCACTTCTACCGCGCCGTCGGCCACCGGATGGGCATCAAGGACCTGCCGCCCGACTACTCCTCCTACGCGGCGTTCAAGCGCGAGTACGAGGCGGAGCACTTCACCTACAGCGACACCAACCGCGCGATCGGCCAGTACACGCTGGACCTGTTCTGCTCCTGGTACCCGGCGCCACGCGCGCTGACGTCCCGCGCGGTGCTGGCGATGCTGGACGAGCCGATGCTGACCGCCTTCGGCTTCCCCGCCCAGCCGGCGTGGCTCACCAAAGCCGCCCGAACCGCCCTGCGCGCCCGCGCCACCACCGTCCGCCTCCTCCCACCCCGCACCACACCACGCCTGACCAACGACCCGAAGAACCGCAGCTACCCGGGCTACCCCGCGGGCTACCGGCCGACCGACCTCGGAGCCCCGTAG
- a CDS encoding ABC transporter permease produces the protein MNTKAQAIRLGVDRGVREFRHSLGSSDQGYNLFTGLAALTVLWFQRDSPVDGAGLSLAALTLPGLLGMGIVFGALVGPAGQLSVNREDGTLLRAKAVPHGMVGYLVGRTVQTSLDSLVGLLIVLVPGLFLVNVLADAGVGGILGLLAVLAFGMVSMMPWGAVAGSITKSPGSAMGITMLPMMGVVAISGIFYPITAMPGWLQGVAQVFPVYWAGHGARAALLPDSAAAAEIGGSWRILEMAGVLGVWTVVGFLLAPTILRRMARRESGSDMEQRRQAALQRVR, from the coding sequence GTGAACACCAAGGCACAGGCCATCCGGCTCGGCGTGGACCGCGGCGTGCGCGAGTTCCGCCACTCCCTGGGCAGCTCGGACCAGGGGTACAACCTGTTCACCGGGCTGGCCGCGCTGACCGTGCTGTGGTTCCAGCGCGACTCGCCCGTCGACGGCGCCGGCCTCTCGCTCGCCGCGCTCACCCTGCCCGGCCTGCTCGGCATGGGGATCGTGTTCGGCGCCCTGGTCGGACCGGCCGGCCAGCTCTCGGTCAACCGGGAGGACGGCACGCTGCTGCGCGCCAAGGCGGTGCCGCACGGGATGGTCGGCTACCTGGTCGGCCGGACCGTGCAGACGTCGCTGGACTCCCTGGTCGGTCTGCTGATCGTGCTGGTGCCGGGCCTGTTCCTGGTGAACGTGCTGGCGGACGCGGGCGTGGGCGGCATCCTCGGCCTGCTCGCCGTGCTGGCGTTCGGGATGGTGTCGATGATGCCGTGGGGCGCGGTCGCCGGGTCGATCACCAAGAGCCCGGGCAGCGCGATGGGCATCACGATGCTGCCGATGATGGGTGTCGTGGCGATCTCGGGCATCTTCTACCCGATCACCGCGATGCCCGGCTGGTTGCAGGGCGTGGCCCAGGTGTTCCCGGTGTACTGGGCCGGTCACGGCGCCAGGGCGGCGCTGCTGCCGGACTCGGCGGCGGCCGCGGAGATCGGCGGCTCCTGGCGGATCCTGGAGATGGCGGGCGTGCTCGGGGTGTGGACGGTGGTCGGTTTCCTGCTTGCGCCTACGATCCTGCGTCGGATGGCTCGGCGGGAGTCCGGCTCGGATATGGAGCAGCGCCGACAGGCGGCGTTGCAGAGGGTGCGATGA
- a CDS encoding ribbon-helix-helix domain-containing protein — protein sequence MKISVSLPEEDVEFVDRYLRQHRSASRSSVIHQAITLLREAGLENAYASAWEEWEAGGDADMWDVTAPDGVLDAAR from the coding sequence ATGAAAATCAGTGTGAGCCTCCCCGAGGAGGACGTAGAGTTCGTTGATCGCTACCTGCGGCAACATCGGAGCGCATCGCGGTCGTCGGTGATCCACCAGGCGATCACGCTGCTGCGCGAGGCGGGTCTGGAGAACGCCTACGCGAGCGCGTGGGAAGAGTGGGAAGCCGGAGGAGACGCCGACATGTGGGACGTGACCGCGCCAGACGGTGTCCTCGATGCGGCGAGGTGA
- a CDS encoding ferredoxin, whose protein sequence is MKIEVDPDRCAGAGMCALTDADVFDQDEVDGTVVLLQPSPTGEHEKAAREAAHLCPAGAIRVVE, encoded by the coding sequence GTGAAGATCGAAGTGGATCCTGACCGGTGCGCGGGGGCGGGCATGTGCGCGCTGACCGACGCCGACGTGTTCGACCAGGACGAGGTGGACGGGACGGTCGTGCTGCTGCAGCCGTCCCCCACGGGCGAGCACGAGAAGGCGGCGCGCGAAGCGGCGCACCTCTGCCCGGCCGGGGCCATCCGCGTCGTGGAGTGA